The Neobacillus sp. OS1-2 genome includes a window with the following:
- a CDS encoding lysozyme family protein, with the protein MKKRRRKKFKTFFVLFILFCGLAMFQAFFQKQNSLPHLIENDPFADAKKYSPLLYDELAKYQLESHTDVLIALMQQESHGKGGDPMQASESAGLAPNSITDPKQSIEVGVKHFQRVLTYGNQKKVDFPTIIQAYNMGSGYVDYIAEHGGKHSEELAKEYSLLRAKEKPALYNCGGDTHNFRYPYCYGDFTYSTKVAKNIQHLANSVPVNSSKKTPGGSF; encoded by the coding sequence ATGAAAAAAAGAAGACGGAAGAAATTCAAAACCTTTTTCGTTCTGTTTATCCTATTTTGCGGCTTAGCGATGTTTCAGGCATTTTTTCAAAAACAAAATTCCCTTCCACACCTAATAGAAAACGACCCATTTGCTGATGCTAAAAAATATAGTCCCTTACTATACGATGAATTAGCAAAATATCAACTTGAAAGTCATACAGATGTCCTTATAGCCCTGATGCAGCAAGAAAGCCACGGAAAAGGCGGCGATCCGATGCAAGCTTCGGAATCTGCCGGGTTAGCGCCAAACTCCATTACAGACCCCAAGCAAAGTATTGAAGTTGGGGTAAAGCACTTTCAGCGTGTACTCACATATGGGAATCAAAAAAAGGTTGATTTCCCAACGATTATTCAAGCCTACAATATGGGAAGTGGTTATGTTGACTATATCGCCGAGCATGGCGGCAAGCATAGCGAGGAATTAGCAAAGGAATACTCACTTTTAAGGGCAAAAGAAAAGCCGGCCCTTTATAATTGTGGCGGTGATACACATAATTTCCGCTATCCCTACTGTTATGGTGATTTTACCTACAGCACTAAAGTAGCAAAAAACATTCAACATTTAGCGAATAGTGTGCCTGTCAATAGTAGTAAAAAGACACCCGGTGGATCTTTTTAA
- the gatC gene encoding Asp-tRNA(Asn)/Glu-tRNA(Gln) amidotransferase subunit GatC, with protein sequence MSRISEEQVKHVANLARLAITDEETEKFTKQLDAIITFAEQLNELDTENVEPTYHVLDMKNVLREDIPQQGLPREEVLKNAPEHQDGQIKVPNIMGKED encoded by the coding sequence ATGTCACGAATTTCGGAGGAACAGGTCAAGCATGTTGCCAATCTGGCGCGCTTGGCGATTACGGATGAAGAAACAGAAAAGTTTACAAAACAGCTTGATGCCATCATTACTTTTGCAGAGCAATTAAATGAATTGGATACGGAAAATGTAGAGCCTACATACCATGTGCTTGATATGAAAAATGTCTTACGGGAAGATATTCCCCAACAAGGGTTACCAAGAGAAGAGGTACTCAAAAACGCACCGGAGCATCAAGACGGGCAAATTAAAGTACCAAACATTATGGGAAAGGAGGATTAA
- the gatA gene encoding Asp-tRNA(Asn)/Glu-tRNA(Gln) amidotransferase subunit GatA translates to MSLFDYKVADLHELIHKKELKVTDLVDESYKRIGAVEDKVQAFLTLDEEQARKTANAFDEKLNTATEKGLLFGMPIGVKDNIVTKGLRTTCASKILENFDPIYDATVVQKLQQAETVTIGKLNMDEFAMGSSNENSAFKKTRNPWDLDRVPGGSSGGSAASVAAGEVLFSLGSDTGGSIRQPASFCGVVGMKPTYGRVSRFGLVAFASSLDQIGPITRTVEDNAYLLQAISGLDPMDSTSANVAVPNFTAALTGDVKGLKIAVPKEYLGEGVSETVRQSVLNALKVLEGLGAVWEEVSLPHSKYALAAYYLLSSSEASANLSRFDGVRYGYRTQDAESLIDLYKKTRAEGFGDEVKRRIMLGTFALSSGYYDAYYKKAQQVRTLIKKDFEDLFAKFDVIVGPTTPTPAFKIGEKIEDPLTMYVNDILTIPLNLAGLPGISVPCGFDAGLPLGLQIIGKYFDEETVYRAAHAFEQATDFYKQKPEL, encoded by the coding sequence GTGAGTTTATTTGATTATAAAGTTGCGGATTTACACGAGTTAATACATAAAAAGGAACTTAAGGTTACGGATCTAGTAGATGAATCTTATAAACGAATCGGCGCAGTCGAGGACAAAGTCCAGGCTTTTTTAACGTTGGATGAAGAACAAGCCAGAAAAACGGCAAATGCATTTGATGAAAAGCTAAACACAGCCACTGAAAAAGGATTGTTGTTCGGAATGCCGATTGGGGTGAAGGATAACATTGTAACAAAAGGCTTACGAACAACCTGTGCGAGTAAAATACTTGAAAACTTTGATCCAATATACGATGCAACCGTCGTGCAAAAGCTGCAACAGGCAGAAACGGTGACGATCGGGAAACTAAACATGGACGAGTTTGCCATGGGTTCATCAAATGAAAACTCAGCATTTAAAAAGACCCGCAATCCGTGGGATCTTGACCGGGTGCCAGGGGGGTCTTCAGGCGGTTCAGCAGCGTCAGTTGCCGCAGGGGAAGTGCTATTTTCATTAGGATCCGATACAGGCGGTTCGATTCGCCAGCCTGCATCGTTCTGTGGCGTTGTCGGTATGAAGCCGACATATGGCCGTGTTTCTCGATTTGGTCTTGTTGCGTTTGCATCATCCCTTGATCAAATTGGACCAATTACGAGAACCGTTGAGGACAATGCCTATCTATTACAAGCAATCTCAGGGCTTGACCCAATGGACTCGACATCTGCAAATGTGGCTGTTCCAAACTTTACTGCAGCATTAACTGGCGACGTAAAAGGTCTCAAAATCGCTGTGCCAAAAGAATATCTTGGCGAAGGTGTTAGCGAAACGGTTCGTCAATCTGTGTTAAATGCGCTTAAAGTTCTTGAAGGTCTTGGTGCAGTTTGGGAAGAAGTTTCATTGCCACATTCTAAATACGCTTTAGCAGCTTATTATTTACTTTCTTCATCTGAGGCATCGGCAAACCTTTCCCGTTTTGACGGTGTACGCTACGGTTACCGGACTCAAGATGCTGAAAGCTTAATTGATTTATATAAAAAGACACGTGCAGAAGGCTTCGGTGATGAAGTGAAACGGCGGATTATGCTCGGAACGTTTGCGCTAAGCTCAGGCTACTATGATGCTTATTATAAAAAAGCACAACAGGTCCGGACTTTGATTAAGAAGGACTTTGAAGATCTATTTGCCAAATTTGATGTCATTGTTGGGCCGACAACGCCAACGCCTGCTTTTAAAATCGGTGAAAAGATCGAAGACCCGTTAACCATGTACGTGAATGATATTTTAACCATTCCTTTGAATCTAGCTGGTTTGCCAGGGATCTCCGTTCCATGCGGTTTTGATGCGGGTCTGCCGCTGGGATTACAAATCATTGGCAAGTATTTTGATGAAGAGACAGTATACCGTGCGGCCCATGCGTTCGAGCAAGCAACAGACTTTTATAAACAAAAGCCGGAATTATAG
- the gatB gene encoding Asp-tRNA(Asn)/Glu-tRNA(Gln) amidotransferase subunit GatB — protein MEFETVIGLEVHVELKTDSKIFSASPNHFGAEPNTNTSVIDLGYPGVLPVLNKKAVEFGMKAAMAINCEVATHTKFDRKNYFYPDNPKAYQISQFDKPIGEHGWIEIEVNGYTKRIGITRIHLEEDAGKLNHGKGYSLVDYNRQGTPLVEIVSEPDIRTPDEAYAYLEKLKSIIQYTGVSDCKMEEGSLRCDANISIRPVGQKEFGTKTELKNLNSFNFVRKGLEYEEKRQREVVSAGGVIDQETRRFDESTGATLLMRVKEGSDDYRYFPEPDLLDLYIDEDWKARIRAEIPELPDERQKRYVEELGLPVYDAKVLTVTKEMADFFEATVAGGADAKLASNWIMGDVSAYLNAESKELDQVALTPQGLAGMIKLIENGTISSKIAKTVFQELIENGGDAEKIVKDKGLVQISDEGTLLKVISEVLDANPQSIEDFKNGKNKAVGFLVGQLMKATKGQANPQIVNKLLQQELQKR, from the coding sequence ATGGAATTTGAAACAGTGATTGGACTTGAGGTCCATGTTGAGTTAAAAACAGATTCAAAAATCTTCTCAGCGAGTCCAAACCATTTTGGCGCTGAGCCGAATACGAATACGAGTGTCATTGATTTAGGATATCCAGGGGTTTTGCCTGTCCTTAATAAAAAGGCAGTTGAATTCGGAATGAAAGCGGCAATGGCGATAAACTGCGAAGTCGCGACCCATACGAAGTTTGACCGCAAGAACTATTTTTACCCAGATAATCCAAAGGCCTACCAAATCTCTCAGTTTGACAAGCCAATCGGCGAGCATGGCTGGATTGAGATTGAGGTAAATGGGTATACGAAACGGATTGGAATTACACGAATTCATTTGGAAGAGGATGCCGGAAAGCTGAACCATGGCAAGGGTTATTCCTTGGTTGACTACAACCGCCAAGGTACACCGCTAGTAGAAATTGTTTCAGAGCCGGACATCCGTACCCCTGATGAAGCCTATGCGTATCTTGAAAAATTAAAGTCCATTATTCAATACACAGGCGTTTCCGATTGTAAAATGGAAGAGGGTTCACTCCGTTGTGACGCCAATATTTCGATTCGTCCGGTAGGACAAAAGGAATTTGGAACGAAAACGGAATTGAAGAACCTAAACTCTTTCAACTTTGTCCGCAAAGGTCTTGAGTATGAAGAGAAACGTCAACGAGAAGTTGTTTCTGCGGGTGGAGTAATTGATCAGGAAACACGCCGCTTTGACGAATCAACCGGAGCTACGTTATTAATGAGGGTGAAAGAAGGTTCGGACGATTATCGTTACTTCCCAGAACCAGATTTGCTCGATTTGTATATTGACGAAGACTGGAAAGCGCGAATTCGTGCTGAAATCCCGGAACTTCCAGATGAAAGACAAAAACGTTATGTGGAGGAACTCGGATTACCCGTTTATGATGCCAAGGTTTTAACAGTAACGAAAGAGATGGCTGATTTCTTTGAAGCCACCGTTGCTGGGGGTGCCGATGCAAAGCTTGCTTCTAACTGGATCATGGGTGATGTTTCCGCCTATTTGAATGCTGAGTCGAAGGAACTTGACCAGGTTGCTTTAACTCCACAGGGCTTAGCGGGAATGATTAAGTTGATTGAAAATGGTACGATTTCATCAAAGATTGCCAAGACAGTTTTTCAAGAGTTAATCGAAAACGGCGGCGATGCTGAGAAAATCGTAAAGGACAAAGGGCTCGTGCAAATTTCCGATGAGGGAACCCTCTTGAAAGTTATTTCTGAAGTCCTTGATGCCAATCCACAATCCATTGAAGATTTTAAGAATGGCAAAAATAAAGCAGTCGGTTTCCTTGTTGGACAGCTGATGAAGGCGACAAAAGGACAAGCCAATCCACAAATTGTTAATAAATTGTTACAGCAGGAATTACAAAAACGTTAA